The genome window GCGGCCGGTGAGTTCATCGATAAGTGGACCGTGAGCTCCGCTGCGCTACGCACACGGTCCACTTATCGCGGCTGTCGAGTTCCTCCAACGTCCTTGATAGGTTCCCGCTCACGCTCCACCTATCAAGGACGTTGGAGCCGACTGCGATTCTCAGCACTGGCTGAAAAAAAATTGCCTTTTTCAGCCAGTGCTTGCGATTCTCGCGGCTCAACAGCCGCGTTATGCAAGATGCAATGAATTATTGACTTGTACATGGAAAAGATGTACATTACAAATATGAAATACGATTGGAACCCAGAAAAAAATGAATGGTTAAAAAAAGAAAGACAACTATCTTTTGAACAGGTAATTTTCCATTTGTCCCAAGGTGATGTATGGAAAGTTGCGGATCATCCAGACCAACAAAAATATCCCGGTCAAAAGATATATTTTGTAATCATTGAAGATTATATCTATATGATTCCGCATATTATCCAAAAAGAATACATATTTTTAAAAACAATTATCCCGAGCAGAAAAGCCACAAAGGCTTATCAAAAAGAACAGGGAGAGGAAAAATGAAATATGATGAAGAAGAAAAAAATATCATAGATGCTTATGAAAGTGGAAAAATGAAACTTTCTACACCATCGAAAAAAAAATTAGAAAATATTAAAGTTATAGCTAAAAATACTTTTAAAAAAGATAAAAGAATTACAATAAGACTTTACGCTCACGATTACAAAGGAATCCAAAAAAAAGCATTGGAAATGGGTATTCCCTATCAAACTCTTATTTCCGGCTTAATTCACAGATACGTTGAAGGGGAATTGACCTCAGAGAATGGATAACCAATCGTTTCAAGGGACAAGCGGACAGCGTGTTTTTTTGAAATTCAGTCTTACTGGCCAAATCTCAGGTTACTCAAAATTCATAGCTGTAAATCCCGCTTGCCCCTGAACTCAACCGTTGTAAACCTTCTCTCAGGCTTAATTTTGAGGCTTATTTCCCATCGCCTGTTTTGCTAACAGCCGTTGCCGATATTTGCCGGTTATCGCTTTTGCCGGTGTTTCTTGTTGCTTTTTTGAACGTCAGCTTCGGCAAGCATTTTATAAGTTTCACTGTTTCAGCACTCGGCGACATCTCGCCTTGCTTTTTGTGGTTTTTGGGTAAAGTCAGCATCGCATCAACAATCATTGTTGCAGAATGCCGCAAACAGCGATTTACGCTTTGGCAACCGTTGTTTTTTATTTTTAAGGTACTCCCCATTGTCAAGACAAAAAACAAGGTTTTTTAAGGTGCGCTTTTGAGCTATAAATAATCCTGAAAATTAAAAAAATAATAGTAAATAAAAAAAATATGTTTCTGTTTATCATAAAAATGTTCATAAACAACTTAACTAATTGATTTAATAAATAATAATACCATTCTAAAATGTTCATAACTTATTGATAAAATGTTTATAACTTTTTTGTATCTCATTAACATACTGTTAAAATTCAATATTAATATGTTTATAACTTATGCCGCACGTTGAATAGGGCATTCACCAAAATATATTATTTTTACAACCTCACATTGATCACCATTGCTGATAAATCTTGCCTGTTACTTCCTTTAATTTGTCCGATCTTAACTATCAATTTCGTAATCATCCGGCAAATTCAAAAATCTTTTTCGCCAATTGACTCTCAATTAAATAACCAATTTGACCATTCCTCTTGAGCTGTGAAATCATCCACTGTGGTAATCTAATTGTCACAAGCTCTCGTTTCAAATGGTCTGGTTTCTTTTTTTCGACCAGCCCCTGCACGTTTTCCTCCTCTCATTTTTTTACCTCCAAAACATATAGTATGTTGAATTAAGTGCAACGCTATTCAAAAAATCATCCTAAAAATACGCTATATATTTGATTAGCGTTATGCAATATTCAAACAAACTCTACTACCAACTGATTATGTGTTGGATAGTACGCTTTTATCTTGTTTGCAGCAGGAAACATTTTTTATAATATCAATACGACTTAATGGTATTCTAATTAATTATACAAAGTGGTTCTGAAATTACCCTGGAAAAGTTTTAAAATATATCTCTGCCGGGGTCTGGTAATCCAAAGATTGATGGAGTCGTTCATTATTGTAAAAGCCAAAATATTCTCCAATGTTTTGAATAGCCTCCCTGACGGTCTCATAATTGTGAAGATAAACACGTTCATATTTCACGGTACGCCAAAGGCGCTCTACGAAAATGTTATCCAGAGCACGGCCCCGGCCGTCCATGCTGATCTTCACATCGGCTTTTTTAAAACGCCGGTAAAGGCATCACTGGTAAACTGACTGCCTTGATCCGTGTTAAAAATCTTAGGTTTTGCAATTTTTAAGGCACCCTGTAAGGCTTTTATACAAAAATCCTTATCCAATGTGGTTGAAAATTCGTAGCTCAGGACATACCGACTAAACCAGTCTATCACTGCTACAAGATAGATAAAACCTGAATTCAAACGGATATAGGTAATATCCGTTGACCACACCTGGTCAACTTGCTCAATGGAAACGCCTCGCAGCAAGTATGGATAAATTTTATGCTCTTTTGATGCTTTGCTCAAATTTGGTTTTGGATATATAGCTTCAAGTCCCATAAGCCGCATCAAACGTCTTATTCGTTTAGGATTAACAGTGTGCCCTTGTCGCTTTAATACGGCCGTCATTTTTTCAACACCGTAGAACGGATATCGGGTATATTCTTCGTCTATCAATCGCATGAGAGCCAGGTTATAGCTCTCATCTTTGCAGGATTGATAGTAATAGGTTGATCTGTTTATTCCCAAAAGATCACACTGGCGCATTACCGGTATCAAAGAATGATTCGGCTCAATGTATTGACGCTTTATATCAATTGAGAAGGTTAGATTTTTTTTTTTAGCCAGTCCAATTCGACCTTTAATTGGCCGATTTGTTGGTAAAGCTCCGCCTGGAATTCTTCAGCGTCTTTTTTTTTTTTTTTGACGCTTTTTGAAAATATATCGGGCAATTCTTCTAATAGACGCTTTCGCCATTGATTTATTTGATTTGAATGAACTCCATATTCACTAGATAGTTGAGAAATCGTCTTTTCCTTTTTAACCGTTTCAAGCGCTACTTTAGCTTTGAATGATGCACTGTAATTTTTTCGAATTTTACCCATTAATGAGCCTCCTTTTTGTTGATCAGGATATACTCATTTTACACCTTAAACAACTGTCCAGTTTTTGGGGAGTATTATATTTCATTATTCCAGCATCCGGCTGCATCTCGTCTCGTTTTCTGTGACTATTTCTCAAGGCGTTGCTTATTGTTTTAACTGGTTCTGTTGCAAGCGCCACCAAACAACGGTGAGTTTGCCAACTTTGTATTATTTGCAAACGTTTAATTACGCTTTCGCAAATCCGGCAGCCTTACAAAAAGCAGGTCGTCGTATCCGGTAGGGGTTTACAACAAAACACTACTCGTGCCAAGATAAATCCGAATCGTTGGGATAAGACACAAGGTCTTTGAAACTCGATATTGTTACCAAGTGGGTGCTCGGGAAACGGTTTGTTTCCTTCATCTCTGCAGGGCTTGCTCTGGCATTGATGTTAAGATAGTCCCACCTGACTAAAGACTAACCAGCAGGTCAGTAGCGAAGTCCACAGGTAAACCCGGTAACGGGAGTCTGGAGCTGGACGGAGCAAGATTGCAGGCTCTGTATTGAGCCCCGAAAAATGTATGGTTGTGGTCATTGTGATAATCCTGCTTGCAGGAAAAAGCCGACGCTTTGGAGACAGCGGAAGGCAGCAGTCCTGAATATGCTAAGGCAAGTATTCAGTGTCCTTTCGGCAAGCGTGCATGAAAAACAAATTCAAATAAGGTAGTATCGGTCATTCAAATCACGTAATATTATATAAGGAGGATGACCGATGAATCTTATGCAGCCTTCAGGCGAGTACAGTCTGGATGAAGTACGGGAAAAATTTAAACAATGGCGTAACAGCCGGGATAGAGGTAAAGCCATTCCGGAAGCATTATGGGAAGCCGCTGCCTCGTTATACCCTGCCTATTCTCTGCACCGTATATCAAAAGCCTTGAGCCTCAACCATACCAAGCTAAAGCATTACGTCCAGAATATATCACCAAATCCGTCCGTGCCGACGGCATCTTTCATCGAACTTGATGTAGCCCAAGCCCCTTTGCCTTTCAAGGGCATTATCGAGATGCAACATCAGAACGGTGCCAGGATGACAATGCAAATTGCGGACAGTTCTGACTTGATCAATATAACCCAACAGTTTTGGAGTCAGCCATGATTCAGATAACTCCGCAAATGCGTATCCTGCTGGCCATAGACCCGGTGGATTTCAGAAAAGGTATCGACGGTCTAAATGCTGTTTGTCGGCAGGTGCTGCGCTCCGATCCATTTTCAGGGTATGTTTTTATTTTTCGTAATAAAAAGGCAACTGCCATAAAGATCATTATGTATGATGGCCAAGGATTCTGGATGTGTCAGAAAAGGCTGTCTAAGGGACGTTTCAACTGGTGGCCAAACAAATCCGGTGAGGCGGTCAGGCCTCTGGCCGTTCATGAACTGCAGCTTCTGATCTGGAACGGTAATCCTGTAAAGGCTCATGTTGCACCATTGTGGCGGCCAATTCCTGTAAAAAAATAGAAAAAAATATTTAATGACTTGCGTTCCAGTAAAAAATGTGATATTTGATGCCCATGTTTACGTATAGAGGCAGAGTCGTTACTGACAAAGATATTATTTTTATCAAGGAGCTTATTGCTCAAAATCCGGATGCCAGCCGCCGGGCGCTTTCCAGAAAACTGTGCATAGCCTGGAATTGGGTCCAGGCCAATGGGGCATTGCGTGATATGGTCTGTCGGGGTATGATGTTAGAACTGCACCGTGCAGGATTCATACGTCTGCCGGACAAAAAATGTAATCCCCATAATCCATTTGTAGAACGTAGAAAACCTAAAAAAATTCAGATCAATCAAACTTTACTGGAAACAAAATTAGCCAAAATACGGCCGCTTGAATTTTGCCAGGTACGCAGAAGCCCGCATGAAAAAATGTTCAACAGCCTGATCGAGTATTACCATTATCTGGGTTACTGCCATTCAGTGGGCGAACAGCTGAAATACATCGTTTATACTGATGGGCGGCCAATAGCATGTTTTGCCTGGTCTTCTGCAGCGAGGCATATAGGCTACAGGGACAGGTTTATCGGCTGGGATGCGAAGACGCGTAAAAAAAATCTGCACCTTTTGGCGTATAATACACGATTTTTAATTCTACCATGGGTGCGCGTACCACATCTGGCCTCCCATCTTCTTGGTCACATGATAAAAATCTTGGCCCTGGATTGGCGTAAAATCTACAATCATCCCATCTGGTACCTTGAAACTTTTGTGGACAAAACCCGTTTTGCCGGTACCTGTTACAAGGCTGCGAACTGGAAGTATCTTGGAGACACCACCGGCAGGGGTAAAAATGATCAAACATTTAAACCGAACCGATCTATAAAGGCTGTTTGGGGATATCCATTAGCCAAAAATTTTCGCAGCCTTTTACGGGGGACACACAGTGAAGACCCCGGAACGTATAGACCTGGACGTCAAGCAGTTAGATGCTCTTTTAAAGCGTGTTAAAGAACTGTTGCCACCTGAGGACTATGAACTCATCAAGGCTATGGCTGACACTATCTACCTTTTAAGTCAGTGTGTGGACAATAAAGCCGCCTCCTCGTGCCAAGATAAATCCGAATCGTTGGGATAAGACACAAGGTCTTTGAAACTCGATATTGTTACCAAGTGGGTGCTCGGGAAACGGTTTGTTTCCTTCATCTCTGCAGGGCTTGCTCTGGCATTGATGTTAAGATAGTCCCACCTGACTAAAGACTAACCAGCAGGTCAGTAGCGAAGTCCACAGGTAAACCCGGTAACGGGAGTCTGGAGCTGGACGGAGCAAGATTGCAGGCTCTGTATTGAGCCCCGAAAAATGTATGGTTGTGGTCATTGTGATAATCCTGCTTGCAGGAAAAAGCCGACGCTTTGGAGACAGCGGAAGGCAGCAGTCCTGAATATGCTAAGGCAAGTATTCAGGACACCACCGGGGTCTTAGACCAGGGCATGTACTCAAAGGGGTAGCTCGGGAACTTGGGAGACCCGGATGTTTCCTTGGGTAAAAAGAACGGTAACAGGAAATCCAGCGCAAGCGAAATCCCGGCGTTGCATAGGAATGTCCCGCCTTGCAACGAGTCTGCCATTGGCAGAAACACAAACATTAAAAGATGGGCGATACAAGGTATCAGGGGAGGATAGCGAAGAGCGAACGAACCTGAGATAAACATTCGGAAGTCTTAGCAGATCATAGTACCGATGATTAAGAATTGAACTATCTTGATCGGAAAGGTGGGGAAGTGATGCCCAAGCGACCCACTGCAGGGAAGGTGAAGCAGGGTATAACGTTTTTTTGGCAGGAATTATGGGAGATACACAGATGTCACAAACCATATCAACAAAAAGCCGAGAAATTGCAAGAACGGTCGCTTGCAATTCCAGACCGATAGAATGGGGACAACCACCGGTGTTAACAGGTGGGTCATCCCTTATCAAAATCGAGCTGCTTGCTCAAAGTAATCCTGAACTGGTATTTACATCAGTAGTCCATCGGATAGACTTTGATTTACTGAAACAATCCTTTCGTAAAATTCGGAAAAGCAAATCTGCAGGAGTGGACAAGGTTACGGCAAAGGAGTATGCCGAAAATCTTGATCAAAACCTCTATAATCTGTATGAACGACTGCGGAGAGGACAGTACGTTGCGTCTCCTGTAAAGCGTATCTGGATAGACAAGGAAGGAGGGAAAAAGCGTCCAATTGGCATACCTGTACTTGAGGATAAAATTGTCCAGAAAGCAGCAGCAGCCATATTGAATGTCATATTTGACAGGAATTTTTACAATTTTTCCCATGCATTCAGAAAAGGTCGGAGCCAACACATGGCAATCAAAGATTTACGTGAGCAATGCTTGAAGCAGAATATCAGCTGGATAGTAAGCGCAGATATTACAGGACTATTTGACAATATTAATCACGAGTTACTTAAAGACATGATACGTCGGAGAGTAAGTGACGGCGGAATGATTCGCCTGATAGGGAAGTGGTTGAATGCAGGCGTAATGGAGGAAGGCAACCTGACGTACTCTGAAACGGGCACTCCACAGGGAGGAGTAATTTCCCCTGTGCTCAGTAATATCTTTCTTCATTATGTTTTAGATGACTGGTACGTGAAAGAAGTGATCCCCCGGATGAAAGGGAGATGCTCCATCATACGCTGGGCGGATGATTTCATCCTCGGGTTCGAGTATGAAAAAGACGCATTGCGTGTCATGGATGTATTACCCAGGCGGTTCGAACAGTTCGAGCTGTCACTTCACCCGGAAAAGACAAAACTGATTCGATTTTCCAAACGCATTAGCGGAAAGGGAAACGGGACGTTTGATTTTTAGGGTTTACATTTTACTGGTCAAAATCATTAAAAGGGTACATGGTAATAAAGAAAAAGACGGCAAGAAAGCGTTCAAGCCGTTTTATGAAGAGAATATGGATATGGTGCAAGGATAACCGTCATAAGCCAATGGCCGAGCAGTATGAGATTCTTTGCAGTAAACTGCGAGGTTTTTACCAGTACTTTGGAGTAATAAGTAACTACAAAGTGCTGGAAGTTGTGTTTGAATATACTGAGAAAGCATGGCGTCGATGGTTAAGCCGAAGAAGTCACAAGGGCGAAGTAATGTTCGAGGACTTGCGCACAACATACCCACTGCCATTACCCAGAATAGTCCATAATATTTGATGCCGTAAGGGCTGCAAAGTTATACGCCAAACGGGGTGTCGCCTGTTTGGTTGATAATCCGGTAAAAAGGATTTGAACCGAGGAACCGTATGAGGGAAATCTTCACGTACGGGTCTGTAGGGGGCGTCGGGTAACCGATGCTCCTACCTGGAATACGACGGCTGTTGCGCATGCTGTTTGGTGCAACTACCGAAAAACTGGAAAAACAAAGGCTCACCCCAAAAAAGAAGAATTCTGTTAAAGCTAAAAAAGGTCATGGCCGCAAACCTGCTAAAGATTATACCGGGGCAAAAAAAGTCAGAGTCTTCCATGATACTCTTAAACCTGGAGACAACTGCCCTGAATGTTTAAAGGGCAAGGTATATGAATTAAAGGAGCCGCAGCGAATCATACGCATCACCGGAAACGCTCCATTAAGTGGAACTGTCTATGAAATGCATCGTTTACGCTGTAATCTCTGTGGAGCAATTTTCACCGCATCGACACCTGAAAATGTGGGTGAAGACAAATATGATGCAAAAGCCAAGGCCATGATTGCTCTTTTGAAATATGGTACCGGTATGCCATTTAACAGACTTAAAGATCTTCAGCAAAGTCTTGGCATACCATTGCCTGCATCGACACAGTTCGAGATTGTCGATCAAATGGCAATGGAACTTACTCCGATTTATCAGGAATTTATCCGTCAGGGCGCTCAGGGCGATATCATTCATAATGATGACACCACTATGAAGGTTTTGTCCCTGATGAAGGAAAACAAAGAAAATAACCCGGAACGTAAAGGTATATTTACCACGGGTATACTGTCAAAAACCGATGATCATAAAATTGCACTGTTTTTTACCGGCCGTCAGCATGCCGGAGAAAACTTGATGGATTTACTTAAGCGTCGTATTGGTCTGAGCCCACCCATTCAGATGTGTGATGCTCTGTCCAGAAATGTTCCCAAAGAATTCGAAACTCTGCTGGCAAATTGTCTTACACATGGACGAAGACAGTTTGTTGACGTACTGCAAAGCTTCCCGGAAGAGTGCAGTTATGTACTGAAATCCTCGCAGAGGTATATAAAAATGATAAGATTACCAAAGAACAGAACATGGAAGCTGAAGAACGGCTACGGTTTCATCAGGACAACAGCGGTCCGCTGATGAAAAAGCTCAACACCTGGTTTCACAAACAAATAGACCAACATTTGGTGGAGCCCAACAGCGGGCTGGGCCAGGCTATTGGCTACATGCTCAAACATTGGGAGGCGTTGACCCTTTTTCTCAGGGAACCAGGTGTACCTTTGGACAACAATATTTGCGAACAGGCTTTGAAAAAGGTCGTTCTGCATCGCAAGAATGCTCTGTTTTATAAAACTGAGCATGGTGCCATGGTAGGTGATCTGTTCATGAGTCTGATTCATACCTGTAATTTATCCGGTACCAATCCTTTTGATTACCTGACAGCACTGCTGGAACATGCCTCTGAGTTGTCAGAATCCCCAGACAAATGGATGCCGTGGAATTATAAATCCGCACTGATTGAACCGGACAATCCTGAAGCATAAAATCACTTTTTAATATTTCCATCCTGATTAATCAGCCGGGTGCCTGCAAAAAAACAGGCACCTAACTGCTGACTGCTTACCTACGCTAAATTTTTTTTTGCGCTATGCACGCTTGCCGAAAGGACACGTTCTTGTTCTAATTCTTGTCTATTTTTCCGGAGTTCAGACTTGTATTTATTTCGTTCATTTTTAGTACGTTTCAGCTCAGCTTTCTGATACTTAATTATACGAGTACGATCAACTGCTTTGTCTTTCCAGGCAGTTCTACTTTTTTTAATTTTGAAACTTTACTCATAGCAATAACCATCTTTTTGGTTAAAATATTTGAATATATAGGGAATAATAATTTTTTTCAATCAGCAATTTTGAATTATTGACGGCATTTTGTTATGGTCTACGCAAATTTTACTGAAAATATTGAAGGTGCCTGAATGACATATGATAGATTGCAAGCAAAAATAATCCCTGGCAAACATTGTAGCTTTTGTGGAAACGATTCTGTTCCTTTAATAAAAACAAAATGTTGTGACCAATGGATTTGCTGTGACACTTCTTTTGCATCTATAAAAGGTGGAGATTATTGCCAATATCATCACGAGCACGAGGGTCTCTGCCATTTTCATTACAATAACAGCCATTCAGGGATATGGCAGGAGTGCAAAGAATGCCGGGATTTGGTTGGGGAAGATAATTTTAATGCTGCATTTCATGACCCCAACAATGTGCCAAGATATTAATCGCACTCATGATAGGGCCAAAAGTTGAGCAAAAAAAGTAGCCACAAAACTGAGTTTTTGGACACCCCAGAATTGAACTATCTTGATCGGAAAGGTGGGGAAGTGATGCCCAAGCGACCCACTGCAGGGAAGGTGAAGCAGGGTATAACGTTTTTTTGGCAGGAATTATGGGAGATACACAGATGTCACAAACCATATCAACAAAAAGCCGAGAAATTGCAAGAACGGTCGCTTGCAATTCCAGACCGATAGAATGGGGACAACCACCGGTGTTAACAGGTGGGTCATCCCTTATCAAAATCGAGCTGCTTGCTCAAAGTAATCCTGAACTGGTATTTACATCAGTAGTCCATCGGATAGACTTTGATTTACTGAAACAATCCTTTCGTAAAATTCGGAAAAGCAAATCTGCAGGAGTGGACAAGGTTACGGCAAAGGAGTATGCCGAAAATCTTGATCAAAACCTCTATAATCTGTATGAACGACTGCGGAGAGGACAGTACGTTGCGTCTCCTGTAAAGCGTATCTGGATAGACAAGGAATATAATACTCCCCAAAAACTGGACAGTTGTTTAAGGTGTAAAATGAGTATATCCTGATCAACAAAAAGGAGGCTCATTAATGGGTAAAATTCGAAAAAATTACAGTGCATCATTCAAAGCTAAAGTAGCGCTTGAAACGGTTAAAAAGGAAAAGACGATTTCTCAACTATCTAGTGAATATGGAGTTCATTCAAATCAAATAAATCAATGGCGAAAGCGTCTATTAGAAGAATTGCCCGATATATTTTCAAAAAAGCGTCAAAAAAAAGAAAAAGACGCTGAAGAATTCCAGGCGGAGCTTTACCAACAAATCGGCCAATTAAAGGTCGAATTGGACTGGCTAAAAAAAAAATCTAACCTTCTCAATTGATATAAAGCGTCAATACATTGAGCCGAATCATTCTTTGATACCGGTAATGCGCCAGTGTGATCTTTTGGGAATAAACAGATCAACCTATTACTATCAATCCTGCAAAGATGAGAGCTATAACCTGGCTCTCATGCGATTGATAGACGAAGAATATACCCGATATCCGTTCTACGGTGTTGAAAAAATGACGGCCGTATTAAAGCGACAAGGGCACACTGTTAATCCTAAACGAATAAGACGTTTGATGCGGCTTATGGGACTTGAAGCTATATATCCAAAACCAAATTTGAGCAAAGCATCAAAAGAGCATAAAATTTATCCATACTTGCTGCGAGGCGTTTCCATTGAGCAAGTTGACCAGGTGTGGTCAACGGATATTACCTATATCCGTTTGAATTCAGGTTTTATCTATCTTGTAGCAGTGATAGACTGGTTTAGTCGGTATGTCCTGAGCTACGAATTTTCAACCACATTGGATAAGGATTTTTGTATAAAAGCCTTACAGGGTGCCTTAAAAATTGCAAAACCTAAGATTTTTAACACGGATCAAGGCAGTCAGTTTACCAGTGATGCCTTTACCGGCGTTTTAAAAAAGCCGATGTGAAGATCAGCATGGACGGCCGGGGCCGTGCTCTGGATAACATTTTCGTAGAGCGCCTTTGGCGTACCGTGAAATATGAACGTGTTTATCTTCACAATTATGAGACCGTCAGGGAGGCTATTCAAAACATTGGAGAATATTTTGGCTTTTACAATAATGAACGACTCCATCAATCTTTGGATTACCAGACCCCGGCAGAGATATATTTTAAAACTTTTCCAGGGTAATTTCAGAACCACTTTGTATAATTAATTAGAATACCATTAAGTCGTATTGATATTATAAAAAATGTTTCCTGCTGCAAACAAGATAAAAGCGTACTATCCAACACATAATCAGTTGGTAGTAGAGTTTGTTTGAATATTGCATAACGCTAATCAAATATATAGCGTATTTTTAGGATGATTTTTTGAATAGCGTTGCACTTAATTCAACATACTATATGTTTTGGAGGTAAAAAAATGAGAGGAGGAAAACGTGCAGGGGCTGGTCGAAAAAGAAACCAGACCATTTGAAACGAGAGCTTGTGACAATTAGATTACCACAGTGGATGATTTCACAGCTCAAGAGGAATGGTCAAATTGGTTATTTAATTGAGAGTCAATTGGCGAAAAAAGATTTTTTGAATTTGCCGGATGATTACGAAATTGATAGTTAAGATCGGACAAATTAAAGGAAGTAACAGGCAAGATTTATCAGCAATGGTGATCAATGTGAGGTTGTAAAAATAATATATTTTGGTGAATGCCCTATTCAACGTGCGGCATAAGTTATAAACATATTAATATTCAGTAGTGTCCGGTTAGGTTTTTGCATGTTATATGGGATAAAAAAATTAGAAAAATGTTCATTTTTTACTTGACAAACCAAATAAAAATTTTTTATCGTTTTGTTATAAAATATAATTATAACAAGGAGTTAAGACAAAAATGGACATATTCAATATCCCAAAAAAGAATTTTAATCCCCAATCTCATGCTCGATTTCTCAAACCTTTGCAAAAGATTTTTCCTGACACGCCACAGCTTAAATCCCGAGGTCACAGGCCATTGAAAATGACTTTTGAAGATCAGCTTCACGCACTGATATTTTTCCATCTACAAGAACATGAATCAGCTCGTGATCTTATTCAACACCTTAAAGAAGACGATTTTGCCAAAGAATGTGTCGCTCCAGATGGAGGGATCAGTCGTAGCAGTTTTTCCGAAATTATCAATTCTCGAGGGCTTGAACAGCTTGAATATGTTTTTCAAGCTCTTTGCAGCCAGGCACAAAATGCTTTACCATCAAATTATTCAGATCTCGGTGAACTCGTTTCCATTGATGGATCTTTAATTGATGCAGTTCTGTCCATGTACTGGGCTGATTACAGAAAAGGCGCTAAAAAAGCAAAAGGCCATTTCGGCTTTGATGTCAATCGCAAGATTCCTATAAAAATTCATCTGACAAATGGAAATGGCGCTGAACGCCCCTTTGTCAGGTCTATCCTTACAAAAGGCCAAACAGGAATCATGGATCGGGGGTATCAATCACATAAGGATTTTGATCTTCTTCAGGATGAAAAAAAACATTTTGTTTGCCGCATCAAAGCGAAAACAACAAGAACTATTATCAAAGAGCAGCCTGTTGATCCCGACAGCTATATTTTTTATGATGCTGTGGTTCTTCTTGGCACTCCTGGGGTAAACCAGACCAGAAAGCCGGTTCGACTGGTTGGTTATAAAATTGCCGGTGTCAAATATTTTGTGGCAACTGATCGTTATGATCTTACAGCCGAGCAGGTTGCAACCGTTTATAAGCTTAGATGGGATATCGAAACTTTTTTTCAAATGGTGGAAGAAACATTTAAAAGTGTACCACTTGATTGCTCACAGTAGATATGGCCTGATGGTTCAAATCCTTGCGGGGTTAATAACCTACCTGCTTATGGCCA of Desulfosarcina sp. BuS5 contains these proteins:
- a CDS encoding toxin codes for the protein MEKMYITNMKYDWNPEKNEWLKKERQLSFEQVIFHLSQGDVWKVADHPDQQKYPGQKIYFVIIEDYIYMIPHIIQKEYIFLKTIIPSRKATKAYQKEQGEEK
- the tnpB gene encoding IS66 family insertion sequence element accessory protein TnpB (TnpB, as the term is used for proteins encoded by IS66 family insertion elements, is considered an accessory protein, since TnpC, encoded by a neighboring gene, is a DDE family transposase.) translates to MIQITPQMRILLAIDPVDFRKGIDGLNAVCRQVLRSDPFSGYVFIFRNKKATAIKIIMYDGQGFWMCQKRLSKGRFNWWPNKSGEAVRPLAVHELQLLIWNGNPVKAHVAPLWRPIPVKK
- a CDS encoding DUF4338 domain-containing protein: MFTYRGRVVTDKDIIFIKELIAQNPDASRRALSRKLCIAWNWVQANGALRDMVCRGMMLELHRAGFIRLPDKKCNPHNPFVERRKPKKIQINQTLLETKLAKIRPLEFCQVRRSPHEKMFNSLIEYYHYLGYCHSVGEQLKYIVYTDGRPIACFAWSSAARHIGYRDRFIGWDAKTRKKNLHLLAYNTRFLILPWVRVPHLASHLLGHMIKILALDWRKIYNHPIWYLETFVDKTRFAGTCYKAANWKYLGDTTGRGKNDQTFKPNRSIKAVWGYPLAKNFRSLLRGTHSEDPGTYRPGRQAVRCSFKAC
- a CDS encoding reverse transcriptase domain-containing protein — encoded protein: MGDTQMSQTISTKSREIARTVACNSRPIEWGQPPVLTGGSSLIKIELLAQSNPELVFTSVVHRIDFDLLKQSFRKIRKSKSAGVDKVTAKEYAENLDQNLYNLYERLRRGQYVASPVKRIWIDKEGGKKRPIGIPVLEDKIVQKAAAAILNVIFDRNFYNFSHAFRKGRSQHMAIKDLREQCLKQNISWIVSADITGLFDNINHELLKDMIRRRVSDGGMIRLIGKWLNAGVMEEGNLTYSETGTPQGGVISPVLSNIFLHYVLDDWYVKEVIPRMKGRCSIIRWADDFILGFEYEKDALRVMDVLPRRFEQFELSLHPEKTKLIRFSKRISGKGNGTFDF
- a CDS encoding group II intron maturase-specific domain-containing protein, whose product is MVIKKKTARKRSSRFMKRIWIWCKDNRHKPMAEQYEILCSKLRGFYQYFGVISNYKVLEVVFEYTEKAWRRWLSRRSHKGEVMFEDLRTTYPLPLPRIVHNI
- a CDS encoding IS66 family transposase — encoded protein: MLLPGIRRLLRMLFGATTEKLEKQRLTPKKKNSVKAKKGHGRKPAKDYTGAKKVRVFHDTLKPGDNCPECLKGKVYELKEPQRIIRITGNAPLSGTVYEMHRLRCNLCGAIFTASTPENVGEDKYDAKAKAMIALLKYGTGMPFNRLKDLQQSLGIPLPASTQFEIVDQMAMELTPIYQEFIRQGAQGDIIHNDDTTMKVLSLMKENKENNPERKGIFTTGILSKTDDHKIALFFTGRQHAGENLMDLLKRRIGLSPPIQMCDALSRNVPKEFETLLANCLTHGRRQFVDVLQSFPEECSYVLKSSQRYIKMIRLPKNRTWKLKNGYGFIRTTAVR
- a CDS encoding IS66 family transposase, producing the protein MEAEERLRFHQDNSGPLMKKLNTWFHKQIDQHLVEPNSGLGQAIGYMLKHWEALTLFLREPGVPLDNNICEQALKKVVLHRKNALFYKTEHGAMVGDLFMSLIHTCNLSGTNPFDYLTALLEHASELSESPDKWMPWNYKSALIEPDNPEA